One Gossypium hirsutum isolate 1008001.06 chromosome A11, Gossypium_hirsutum_v2.1, whole genome shotgun sequence genomic window carries:
- the LOC107956243 gene encoding uncharacterized protein, with translation MGQFELRFLLRDCSLLQIVGDITWMQAIGQGYVQPARGVQQPLRGRGQPALVYTSRCRENGDTPDVITSTFLIHNVPYTALIDIGSTHSYIAYTMSGALSILCGSTISEMTVLSPLGQVVKVDKLFRNVPLEVQGVIFPADLIELPFGEFDLILGMDCLVKYRASLDCAAKCMVLKTTEDEEVVVIGE, from the exons ATGGGCCAGTTCGAGTTGAGGTTCCTATTGCGAGATTGTAGCCTTTTGCAGATTGTGGGAGACATCACCTGG ATGCAAGCTATAGGACAGGGTTATGTACAGCCAGCGAGAGGTGTTCAGCAGCCActgagaggccgtggtcag ccagctCTGGTATACACTTCACGTTGCCGAGAGAATGGAGACACCCCAGATGTTATAACCAGTACGTTCTTaatccataatgtaccttacactgctttgatcgATATTGGGTCTACGCACTCATACATTGCATACACTATGTCTGGAGCCTTAAGTATCTTGTGTGGGAGTACTATCAGTGAGATGACTGTGTTAAGTCCACTAGGACAGGTAGTAAAGGTAGATAAGTTGTTCAGGAATGTGCCCTTAGAGGTTCAAGGAGTAATCTTTCCAGCGGATTTGATAGAGCTACCATTTGGTGAATTCGACCTTATCTTGGGGATGGATTGTCTGGTTAAATACCGTGCaagtttggattgtgctgctaagtgtATGGTGTTGAAGACTACTGAGGATGAGGAGGTGGTTGTGATTGGGGAGTGA